A single genomic interval of Cupriavidus necator harbors:
- a CDS encoding DUF1484 family protein, producing the protein MEEQTASKQQTVLIANPEDCRESLNCISAGLDRVLVLLEVESECSDACFGIRCLVAMIKAKFDRTAGEICPVE; encoded by the coding sequence ATGGAAGAGCAAACCGCGTCGAAACAACAAACCGTCTTGATCGCCAATCCGGAAGATTGTCGCGAATCGCTGAATTGCATCAGTGCTGGATTGGACAGGGTGCTAGTGCTGTTGGAAGTGGAAAGCGAATGTTCGGATGCTTGCTTTGGTATCCGGTGTCTGGTGGCGATGATTAAGGCGAAGTTTGACCGGACGGCGGGGGAGATTTGTCCGGTGGAGTGA